Proteins encoded within one genomic window of Lysinibacillus louembei:
- a CDS encoding ferredoxin yields the protein MPKYTIVDKDTCIACGACGAAAPDIYDYDDEGIAFVILDENMGTCAVPDDLLEDMQDAFEGCPTDSIKVADESFDGDALKYE from the coding sequence ATGCCAAAATATACAATTGTCGATAAAGATACATGTATCGCTTGTGGCGCTTGTGGCGCTGCTGCACCAGATATTTATGATTATGATGATGAAGGAATTGCCTTTGTTATTTTAGATGAAAATATGGGAACATGTGCGGTTCCAGATGATTTATTAGAAGATATGCAAGATGCATTTGAAGGCTGCCCAACAGATTCAATTAAAGTAGCTGATGAATCATTCGATGGCGACGCATTAAAATATGAATAA
- a CDS encoding response regulator, with protein sequence MEHMEHMHGSHDTLLVIFSYIVAVAASYTVLDLVGRISNVKGKSRFLWLLFGAGTMGMGIWSMHFVAMLAFSLPIPVAYNLVIVIVSVVAAMIGSFFALHLVSRKDRLTIPRLVIASISLAIGVVAMHYIGMEAMQIGIMYNIGYVLLSVVIALLASFVALWLAFSLKSEGGNRKFYAKLGSGLVMGAAIAGMHYVGMYAANFYVDANMQYSAGIVFNQQFLGYFISGGTLFTLIISLFGIYLSNKISFKDSEIERKTQEIYEMNKELKELNSNLELIVKERTAQLEQAHDEAIKANMVKSKFLANMSHELRTPLNAIIGYSEMLAEEAEEIGEPIFVEDLNKIRNAGRHLLSLINDILDISKIEAGKMEVHFEQIAIQQLVQDVLATVKPLVDQNNNKLITHITDGEMSTDITKLRQILINLISNASKFTQDGTVTLTVAQEARMEQLGFSFRIQDTGIGMTKEQMDKLFQPFTQADASTTRKYGGTGLGLAISQSFSEILGGYISVESEIGVGSTFTCWLPIAAEEELSTEEHREISKHEKKSKVNILHIDDEPLNHQLMKHYLAKEGWSLAYASSGQEGLEMARKLQPEVICLDILMPSMDGWSVLTVLKNDEELQHIPVIIWSMVKDEHLGYTLGASEYLTKPSNKGSLVSTLERYVTEKQQVQVLIVEDDATTSELMTKLLNKEGYVVTQARNGQHAIDCVKNEKPELILLDLMMPEMDGFQFINELRETAEWRDIPVVVVTAKTLTGEEQAKLSSYVESIVQKGMFKHKMLLEKIGEILIKD encoded by the coding sequence ATGGAACATATGGAGCATATGCATGGTTCACATGACACTTTATTAGTTATTTTCTCCTATATTGTGGCAGTGGCAGCATCTTATACTGTACTCGATTTAGTAGGTAGAATTAGCAATGTCAAAGGCAAATCAAGATTCCTTTGGCTGTTATTTGGCGCAGGTACAATGGGGATGGGAATTTGGTCGATGCATTTTGTCGCAATGCTTGCCTTTTCATTACCTATACCAGTTGCATATAATCTTGTCATTGTTATTGTGTCGGTTGTGGCCGCAATGATTGGCTCGTTTTTTGCCCTACACTTAGTTAGCCGTAAAGATCGTTTAACAATCCCGCGTTTAGTTATCGCAAGTATTTCCTTGGCGATTGGTGTAGTAGCAATGCATTATATCGGTATGGAAGCAATGCAAATTGGCATTATGTACAATATTGGTTATGTACTGCTCTCAGTGGTTATTGCACTTTTAGCCTCTTTTGTTGCGCTATGGCTAGCCTTTTCCTTAAAGAGTGAGGGAGGAAATAGGAAGTTTTATGCGAAACTAGGCAGCGGCTTAGTGATGGGAGCTGCGATTGCAGGGATGCATTATGTTGGTATGTATGCGGCGAATTTTTACGTAGATGCAAATATGCAATATAGTGCAGGTATTGTGTTCAATCAGCAATTTTTAGGCTACTTCATTTCAGGAGGAACGCTATTTACCTTAATTATTTCCTTGTTCGGTATTTATTTGTCAAATAAAATTTCATTTAAAGATTCAGAGATTGAAAGAAAAACGCAAGAAATTTATGAGATGAATAAGGAGTTAAAAGAGCTGAACAGCAACTTAGAGCTTATTGTCAAGGAGCGTACAGCACAGCTTGAGCAAGCGCATGATGAAGCGATTAAAGCAAATATGGTGAAAAGTAAATTTTTAGCTAATATGAGTCATGAGTTAAGAACACCGTTAAACGCTATTATTGGCTATAGTGAAATGTTGGCTGAGGAAGCAGAGGAGATTGGTGAACCCATCTTTGTTGAGGACTTGAATAAAATCCGCAATGCGGGAAGACATTTGCTATCGTTAATTAATGATATATTAGACATCTCCAAAATCGAAGCTGGCAAAATGGAAGTGCATTTTGAGCAAATAGCCATTCAGCAGCTTGTGCAGGATGTCTTAGCAACAGTCAAACCGCTTGTCGATCAAAATAATAATAAATTAATAACGCATATCACCGATGGAGAAATGTCCACGGATATTACAAAGCTACGGCAAATTTTAATTAACTTAATTAGCAATGCGAGCAAGTTTACGCAAGATGGCACCGTAACGTTAACCGTTGCGCAAGAAGCTCGTATGGAACAACTTGGCTTCAGCTTCCGCATTCAAGATACGGGCATTGGCATGACGAAGGAGCAGATGGATAAGCTATTCCAGCCGTTTACACAGGCAGATGCTTCCACTACGAGAAAATATGGTGGAACAGGGCTTGGTCTTGCGATTAGCCAAAGCTTTAGCGAAATACTAGGCGGATACATTAGCGTTGAAAGTGAAATAGGTGTTGGTAGCACATTTACATGCTGGCTTCCAATCGCAGCAGAAGAGGAGCTTTCTACAGAGGAACATAGGGAAATATCAAAGCATGAGAAAAAGAGTAAAGTGAATATTTTACATATTGATGATGAGCCATTAAATCATCAATTAATGAAGCATTATTTAGCGAAGGAAGGCTGGTCATTAGCCTATGCTTCAAGTGGACAAGAAGGATTAGAAATGGCGAGAAAGTTACAGCCTGAAGTGATTTGTTTAGATATTTTAATGCCGAGCATGGATGGTTGGAGTGTCTTGACAGTGTTGAAAAATGATGAAGAGCTACAGCATATACCTGTCATTATTTGGTCTATGGTGAAAGATGAGCATTTAGGTTATACGCTAGGGGCATCAGAATATTTAACGAAGCCAAGTAATAAAGGGTCATTAGTAAGTACGCTGGAGCGTTATGTAACGGAAAAGCAGCAAGTGCAAGTGCTTATTGTAGAAGATGATGCGACGACAAGCGAATTGATGACGAAATTATTAAATAAAGAAGGCTATGTTGTGACACAGGCACGCAATGGGCAACATGCAATTGACTGTGTGAAAAACGAAAAGCCTGAATTAATATTGCTCGATTTAATGATGCCTGAAATGGATGGCTTTCAATTTATTAACGAATTAAGAGAAACAGCGGAATGGCGCGATATTCCAGTTGTCGTCGTGACAGCTAAAACGCTAACAGGGGAAGAGCAAGCCAAGCTAAGTAGCTATGTTGAAAGCATCGTACAAAAAGGGATGTTTAAGCATAAAATGTTATTGGAAAAAATCGGGGAAATTTTAATCAAAGACTAA